Proteins found in one Fusarium keratoplasticum isolate Fu6.1 chromosome 12, whole genome shotgun sequence genomic segment:
- a CDS encoding MFS domain-containing protein yields the protein MNQDNNTFTSFISRYSITCSIFAMASKLSSADVEVVHDDEFKGHAHHAEASAATAREHQLSFRDSLRLYPKAIGFSLLFSTAIIMEGYDLALIGSFYGYQPFRNKYGNESDGEGGKVISAEWQTYIQVGGMCGQIIGLYLNGWVSDAIGYKRSMILSQMLMIALIFIVFFAKNIEMILAGQILLGIPWGVFQTLTLAYASDVAPVVLRPYLTAYVNLCWVIGQLISAGVLRGFLNMDNEWSYRIPFAIQWVWPPFIILGTLFAPESPWWLVRQGRHADAKQAVLKLVSPKPDLEFDADAQVAMIHATNELEKATSAGTNYWHCFMRTDLRRTEIASITYIAQATCGSVLMGYSVQFYERAGLDPNSSFTLNIVQYAVGAVGVILSWFLMAKLGRRTLYIGGTCVLFIILIVVGGLGFADSSKPGPSWAVGSLLIFYTFIYDMAVGPVCYTIVAEIPSTRLKAKTIVLARNFNNMAGLVNNTLMPRMLGVNSWNWGAKTGLFWAAFCLLIMIWAYFRLPEPKDRTYGELDVLFEHKVSARKFATTRVDQFGDDKGAVEVDAHAK from the exons ATGAACCAGGACAACAACACCTTTACCTCATTCATATCACGCTACTCCATCACTTGTTCAATCTTTGCCATGGCGTCCAAGCTGTCTTCAGCTGACGTTGAAGTCGTCCACGACGATGAGTTCAAGGGCCATGCTCACCATGCTGAGGCCAGTGCTGCCACGGCTAGGGAGCATCAGTTGAGCTTCAGAGATTCTCTCCGGCTGTATCCCAAGGCAATTGGATTCTCCCTGCTGTTTTCTACGGCTATTATTATGGAGGGTTATGATCTTGCCCTCATTGGATCCTTCTACGGTTACCAACC ATTCCGAAATAAGTACGGCAATGAGTCTGATGGCGAAGGCGGCAAAGTCATCTCGGCCGAATGGCAGACATACATCCAAGTTGGAGGCATGTGCGGCCAGATCATCGGTCTCTACCTCAACGGTTGGGTGTCTGATGCCATTGGCTACAAGAGATCCATGATTCTATCTCAGATGCTCATGatcgccctcatcttcatcgtcttctttgCCAAGAACATCGAGATGATCCTCGCGGGCCAGATCCTGCTCGGTATCCCGTGGGGCGTTTTCCAGACTCTTACTCTGGCTTACGCCTCCGATGTTGCCCCCGTCGTTCTGCGGCCTTACCTCACGGCCTATGTCAACCTCTGCTGGGTTATTGGCCAGTTGATCTCTGCCGGCGTCCTCCGTGGATTCCTCAACATGGACAACGAATGGTCCTACCGTATCCCCTTCGCCATCCAGTGGGTCTGGCCTCCTTTCATCATTCTTGGAACTCTCTTCGCTCCAGAGTCTCCATGGTGGTTGGTCCGTCAGGGCCGCCATGCGGATGCCAAGCAGGCCGTTCTCAAGCTTGTCAGCCCCAAGCCTGATCTCGAGTTTGATGCCGATGCCCAAGTCGCCATGATCCACGCCACCaacgagctcgagaaggcTACCTCTGCGGGTACCAACTACTGGCACTGCTTCATGAGGACCGATCTGCGACGAACTGAGATCGCTTCCATCACATATATCGCCCAAGCTACTTGTGGCAGTGTGCTCATGGGCTACTCTGTCCAGTTCTACGAGCGTGCCGGTCTCGACCCAAACAGCTCGTTCACCCTCAACATTGTGCAGTACGCTGTTGGAGCCGTCGGTGTTATCCTCTCTTGGTTCCTCATGGCCAAGCTTGGACGCCGAACCCTTTACATTGGCGGAACATGCGTGCTCTTCATCATTCTCATCGTTGTCGGTGGCCTCGGCTTTGCAGATTCGAGCAAACCCGGTCCGTCTTGGGCAGTTGGTagtctcctcatcttctacACATTCATCTACGATATGGCGGTTGGCCCCGTCTGCTACACCATCGTGGCTGAAATCCCATCCACTCgactcaaggccaagaccatcgTCCTTGCACGCAACTTCAACAACATGGCTGGTCTGGTGAACAACACCCTGATGCCCCGCATGCTCGGCGTCAACTCGTGGAACTGGGGTGCCAAAACTGGTCTCTTCTGGGCCGCGTTCTGCCTCCTGATCATGATCTGGGCCTACTTCCGCCTTCCTGAGCCCAAGGACCGCACTTACGGAGAGTTGGACGTTCTGTTTGAGCACAAGGTTAGCGCGCGGAAGTTTGCTACCACTCGTGTGGATCAGTTTGGAGACGACAAGGGTGCCGTGGAGGTTGACGCGCATGCCAAGTAG
- a CDS encoding Methyltransf-11 domain-containing protein encodes MSQGDFDHGASEYAKLAHAVTRNIASAALKKIPPLNSQSRVLDLACGSGEVTSLIIEDAISRGRDPPPTVLGLDIAPGMVKLYQTKADTNSWSTVFSRV; translated from the coding sequence ATGTCTCAAGGCGATTTCGACCATGGCGCTTCCGAGTATGCTAAGCTCGCCCACGCTGTCACCCGCAACATAGCATCCGCTGCACTCAAGAAGATCCCCCCTCTCAACTCTCAAAGCCGAGTACTTGACTTGGCCTGTGGAAGCGGTGAAGTTACGAGCCTCATTATCGAAGATGCCATTTCGCGAGGCCGTGATCCCCCACCGACTGTGCTCGGTTTGGACATTGCTCCTGGCATGGTGAAGCTCTACCAGACCAAAGCAGACACAAACTCGTGGAGTACAGTATTTTCTAGAGTCTAG